A single Longimicrobiaceae bacterium DNA region contains:
- the rpsP gene encoding 30S ribosomal protein S16, translating into MALRIRLRRMGRKKAPSYRIVVAESSMPRDGRFVASIGHYNPRTEPITLKVDRERALYWLDKGAKPTDTARSLLKRAGVFGPAPAVTEEAAETAKQPTPKTSGRARAAAESAAAAAAAAASEVREAVAEAAEAVRDTVAGAPAEQEAAPASEPQGEGAGEASEAPAAEAAAAEEPAAEAAQAAEPVAEKPVAEEPAAEEEKPATPAE; encoded by the coding sequence ATGGCACTGAGAATTCGTCTCCGCCGCATGGGGCGGAAGAAGGCGCCGAGCTACCGCATCGTGGTGGCCGAGAGCTCGATGCCGCGCGATGGGCGCTTCGTCGCCAGCATCGGGCATTACAACCCCCGGACGGAGCCGATCACGCTCAAGGTCGATCGCGAGCGGGCGCTCTACTGGCTGGATAAGGGCGCCAAGCCGACGGATACGGCCCGGTCGCTGCTGAAGCGCGCCGGTGTCTTCGGGCCGGCCCCCGCGGTGACGGAAGAGGCAGCTGAGACGGCGAAGCAGCCTACCCCCAAGACCTCGGGCCGGGCACGCGCCGCGGCGGAGAGCGCCGCTGCCGCGGCGGCCGCGGCCGCCAGCGAGGTGCGCGAGGCGGTGGCCGAGGCGGCGGAGGCCGTGCGCGACACGGTCGCGGGCGCCCCGGCGGAGCAGGAGGCAGCCCCGGCGAGCGAGCCGCAGGGAGAGGGTGCGGGGGAGGCTAGCGAGGCGCCCGCGGCCGAGGCCGCAGCTGCCGAGGAGCCTGCTGCAGAGGCGGCGCAAGCCGCGGAGCCGGTGGCCGAGAAGCCCGTGGCGGAGGAACCGGCCGCGGAAGAGGAGAAGCCGGCGACGCCGGCCGAGTAA
- the rimM gene encoding ribosome maturation factor RimM (Essential for efficient processing of 16S rRNA), which yields MAGPAASGAVGGGEYLVVATIRKPHGVRGELALMLETDRPGAVFRKGRRLILGDARGRPLGTVLTVERARSVPDGLLLKVAEFSARTPEVEALRGQSLLIRADEAAPTAADELHYRDLLGVRIVIEDREIGVVRDITETAAGELLVVQREVGGELLIPFVREWIRQVDLTARRLALEPPEGLLEL from the coding sequence ATGGCCGGGCCCGCGGCCAGCGGCGCGGTGGGCGGCGGCGAATACCTTGTCGTCGCCACCATCCGCAAGCCGCACGGGGTGCGGGGTGAGCTCGCCCTCATGCTGGAGACCGATCGACCGGGCGCGGTGTTCCGGAAGGGGCGCAGACTGATCCTCGGCGACGCCCGCGGCAGGCCGCTGGGCACGGTGCTGACGGTGGAGCGGGCGCGATCGGTCCCGGACGGTCTGCTGCTGAAGGTCGCGGAGTTCTCGGCGCGCACGCCGGAGGTGGAAGCGCTGCGTGGCCAATCGCTCCTGATCCGCGCCGACGAGGCGGCCCCGACCGCGGCCGATGAGCTGCACTACCGCGACCTGCTCGGCGTGCGGATTGTCATCGAGGATCGGGAGATCGGGGTGGTGAGAGACATCACCGAGACCGCCGCGGGCGAGTTGCTGGTCGTGCAGCGGGAGGTCGGAGGAGAGCTGTTGATCCCCTTCGTCCGCGAGTGGATTCGTCAGGTCGACCTGACCGCGCGACGGCTGGCGCTGGAGCCTCCCGAGGGGCTGTTGGAGCTCTGA
- the trmD gene encoding tRNA (guanosine(37)-N1)-methyltransferase TrmD — MRFNIVTLFPDFFREPLGLSIPGRVAAAGLAEYRVVDLRDFTHDRHRTVDDYPYGGGAGMVLKAEPFFEAVESLAPEGADRPPGPILVTSARGEVFTHDLAVRLALESEVTILCGHYKDIDQRVVDGLGAMEVSLGDFILSGGEVAALAIVDAVVRLLPGAISDHESASSDSHYEGLLSPPSYTRPAEVRGLRVPEVLLTGDHARIAAWRQQEAERLTRERRPDLWEKLEKE; from the coding sequence ATGCGCTTCAACATCGTCACCCTGTTTCCCGACTTCTTTCGGGAGCCGCTGGGGTTGAGTATCCCGGGGCGGGTAGCAGCGGCGGGATTGGCGGAGTACCGGGTCGTCGACCTGCGCGACTTCACCCACGACCGGCACCGAACGGTCGATGACTATCCGTATGGTGGCGGCGCGGGGATGGTGCTCAAGGCCGAGCCCTTCTTCGAGGCGGTGGAGTCGCTGGCGCCGGAAGGGGCGGATCGACCGCCCGGCCCGATTCTGGTGACCTCGGCCCGCGGAGAGGTCTTCACCCACGACCTGGCGGTGCGGCTGGCCCTCGAGTCGGAGGTGACGATCCTCTGCGGCCACTACAAGGACATCGACCAGCGAGTGGTCGACGGCCTTGGGGCCATGGAGGTCTCGCTGGGAGACTTCATCCTCTCCGGCGGCGAGGTGGCGGCGCTGGCGATCGTGGACGCGGTGGTCCGCTTGCTGCCGGGGGCCATCTCGGACCACGAGTCGGCCTCCAGCGACTCGCATTACGAGGGGCTCCTGAGCCCGCCCTCGTACACCCGCCCCGCGGAGGTGCGGGGCCTTCGGGTTCCCGAGGTCCTCCTGACGGGGGACCACGCGCGCATCGCTGCCTGGCGGCAGCAGGAAGCGGAACGGCTGACGCGAGAGCGGAGGCCGGATCTTTGGGAGAAGCTTGAGAAAGAGTGA
- the rplS gene encoding 50S ribosomal protein L19, translating into MHPFIETQREFLKEDIPNFRPGDTVRVNVRVREGEKERIQAFEGVVIGRKHGGVNETFTVRKISSGVGVERIFPLHSPSIESIKLVRQGRVRRAKLYYLRNLRGKAARIKERRTR; encoded by the coding sequence ATGCATCCGTTCATCGAGACTCAGCGGGAATTCCTGAAGGAGGACATTCCCAACTTCCGCCCCGGCGACACGGTCCGCGTCAACGTGCGCGTGCGTGAAGGCGAGAAGGAGCGTATTCAGGCCTTCGAGGGCGTGGTCATCGGGCGTAAGCACGGTGGCGTCAACGAGACTTTCACCGTGCGGAAGATCTCGAGCGGGGTGGGCGTGGAGCGCATCTTCCCGCTGCACTCGCCGTCCATCGAGTCGATCAAGCTCGTCCGCCAGGGACGGGTGCGTCGGGCCAAGCTGTACTACCTGCGGAACCTCCGCGGGAAAGCCGCGCGGATCAAGGAGCGCCGCACCCGCTAG
- a CDS encoding ribonuclease HII produces the protein MGRPRAKAQAPSRARREIRLQSPLDYEREFWSRGVQWVAGIDEVGRGPLAGPVVAAAVVLKPGSDGCGADDSKRLTAQQRNEIAAEILRSAAAVGIGAASAAEIDRVNIRRATALAMRRALRRLCPAPEHILVDGLIVPELGLEWQTAIVDGDQHVHSIACASIIAKVCRDRLMERLARRYPVYGWDRNKGYATEEHREALNRHGPSPHHRRSFQTVDQLSLLAEPL, from the coding sequence GTGGGTCGGCCGCGGGCGAAAGCCCAGGCTCCGTCGCGTGCGCGACGGGAAATCCGGCTCCAGAGCCCTCTCGACTACGAACGGGAGTTCTGGAGCCGTGGCGTTCAGTGGGTGGCCGGCATCGACGAGGTCGGTCGCGGCCCGCTGGCGGGCCCGGTCGTGGCGGCGGCGGTTGTCCTGAAGCCGGGTAGCGATGGTTGCGGCGCGGACGACTCGAAGCGTCTCACCGCGCAGCAGCGGAACGAGATCGCTGCCGAGATTCTTCGCAGCGCCGCCGCCGTAGGGATCGGTGCGGCGTCGGCCGCTGAGATCGACCGGGTCAACATCCGACGCGCCACCGCGCTCGCGATGCGCCGAGCGCTGCGCCGCCTCTGTCCGGCTCCCGAGCACATCCTGGTCGACGGGCTGATCGTCCCCGAGCTCGGGCTGGAATGGCAGACCGCGATCGTCGACGGCGATCAGCACGTGCACTCGATCGCCTGCGCGAGCATCATCGCCAAGGTCTGCCGGGATCGGCTGATGGAGCGCCTGGCGAGGCGCTATCCCGTCTATGGGTGGGACCGCAACAAGGGATACGCCACCGAGGAGCACCGGGAGGCGCTGAACCGACACGGTCCGTCGCCTCATCATCGGCGTTCCTTCCAGACGGTCGACCAGCTCAGCCTGCTCGCTGAGCCCCTCTGA
- a CDS encoding Tex family protein — MSATHVHAERIASELGLRSAQVRAALELLAEGNTIPFVARYRKEATGELDEVQLRDIRDRNEYLVELDARRATILSSIEEQGKLDDELRRRIEQAESKAELEDLYRPFKPKRRTRATMAQERGLGPLAELIWEGTASDAEVRRRAAEFVDAEKGVTSAEDALAGARDILAERVADDANARSFVRELTRQKGLLESKAARGKEGETSKFQDYYDFSEPLRTIPSHRVLAIRRGEAEEFLVARIVAPEEEIVAGLIRRFAEPRAAREEMELVVTDAYRRLIAPSVEVELRTELKVAADDEAIRIFGQNLEGLLLAPPAGMRVTLGIDPGYRTGCKLAVVGRTGALVATGVIYLHQEERAKREIVQLVEKYGVELVGIGNGTASRETDRLTREALKEVPAERRPAAVLVNEAGASVYSASDLAREELPDLDLTLRSAVSIARRLQDPLAELVKIDPKSIGVGQYQHDVSQSKLKRRLDETVESCVNRVGVEVNTASPSLLSYVAGLGRTTAQRIVEYRDSRGPFRSRRELLEVPGVGARTFEQAAGFLRIRDGEDPLDASAVHPERYPVVARMAADLGVPVKELVGNEAVVERIQPERYVDDSVGLPTLRDILAELRKPGRDPREAFEAPSFREDVETIEDLKEGMVLPGTVTNVVAFGAFVDIGVHQDGLVHVSQLSDRFVQDPNDVVKVGDRVTVRVIGVDVPRNRIALSMKSEAGGAAKEAAAPRARKGVKVEPPVLRDGVAPNGMRIRRGGR; from the coding sequence ATGAGCGCTACGCACGTGCACGCCGAGCGGATCGCTTCCGAGCTGGGGCTGCGATCTGCGCAGGTTCGAGCCGCCCTCGAGTTGCTGGCGGAGGGGAACACCATCCCCTTCGTCGCCCGCTATCGGAAGGAGGCCACCGGTGAGCTGGACGAGGTGCAGCTCCGGGACATCCGGGATCGCAACGAGTACCTCGTCGAGCTGGATGCGCGACGGGCGACGATCCTCTCCTCCATCGAGGAGCAGGGAAAGCTCGACGACGAGCTGCGCCGCCGCATCGAACAGGCGGAATCCAAGGCGGAGCTGGAAGACCTGTATCGCCCCTTCAAGCCGAAGCGTCGCACGCGCGCGACCATGGCGCAGGAGCGTGGGCTGGGTCCTCTGGCCGAGCTCATCTGGGAGGGGACCGCGTCCGACGCGGAGGTGCGCCGGCGGGCCGCGGAGTTCGTGGATGCGGAAAAAGGGGTTACCTCAGCCGAGGACGCGCTGGCCGGGGCACGCGACATCCTCGCGGAGCGGGTCGCCGACGACGCGAATGCCCGCTCCTTCGTCCGGGAGCTCACCCGTCAGAAGGGTCTGCTCGAAAGTAAGGCAGCGCGCGGCAAGGAGGGCGAGACCTCGAAGTTCCAGGACTACTACGACTTCTCCGAGCCGTTGCGAACGATCCCCAGCCATCGCGTGCTGGCGATCCGGCGCGGAGAGGCAGAGGAGTTCCTGGTGGCGCGCATTGTCGCTCCCGAGGAGGAGATCGTCGCCGGGCTGATCCGTCGCTTCGCCGAGCCCCGCGCCGCTCGCGAAGAGATGGAGCTGGTCGTCACCGACGCGTATCGGCGCCTGATCGCTCCCTCGGTCGAGGTGGAGCTACGCACCGAGCTGAAGGTGGCTGCCGACGACGAGGCGATCCGCATCTTCGGGCAGAACCTGGAGGGGCTCCTGCTGGCGCCGCCCGCAGGGATGCGGGTCACGCTGGGTATCGACCCCGGCTACCGGACCGGGTGCAAGCTCGCGGTCGTTGGCCGCACGGGCGCCCTGGTCGCCACCGGCGTCATCTACCTTCACCAGGAGGAGCGCGCGAAGCGCGAGATCGTCCAGCTGGTGGAGAAGTACGGTGTGGAGCTGGTGGGCATCGGCAACGGCACTGCGAGCCGGGAGACCGATCGGCTCACGCGCGAGGCGTTGAAGGAGGTGCCTGCTGAGCGCCGTCCCGCGGCGGTGTTGGTGAACGAGGCCGGCGCCTCGGTGTACTCGGCGTCTGACCTGGCTCGCGAGGAGCTCCCGGACCTCGATCTGACATTGCGCTCGGCGGTGTCCATCGCGCGGCGCCTGCAGGACCCGCTGGCCGAACTGGTGAAGATCGACCCCAAGTCGATCGGCGTGGGCCAGTACCAGCACGACGTCTCGCAGTCCAAGCTGAAGCGCCGACTGGACGAGACGGTGGAGAGCTGCGTGAACCGCGTGGGGGTCGAGGTCAACACCGCCTCTCCTTCGCTGCTCTCCTACGTGGCGGGGCTGGGGCGCACGACCGCCCAGCGGATCGTCGAATACCGGGACAGCCGCGGCCCGTTCCGCTCCCGGCGTGAGCTGCTGGAGGTGCCGGGCGTGGGGGCGCGGACCTTTGAGCAGGCGGCCGGCTTCCTGCGCATCCGGGATGGGGAGGATCCGCTCGACGCCTCCGCCGTGCACCCCGAGCGCTATCCGGTGGTGGCGCGAATGGCGGCCGATCTGGGCGTGCCGGTGAAGGAGCTGGTGGGGAACGAAGCGGTGGTGGAGCGGATCCAGCCCGAGCGCTACGTGGACGATTCCGTGGGCCTTCCCACCCTGCGCGACATCCTGGCCGAGCTACGCAAGCCCGGGAGGGACCCCCGCGAGGCCTTCGAGGCGCCCTCCTTCCGCGAGGACGTCGAGACCATCGAGGACCTGAAGGAGGGAATGGTCCTGCCTGGGACCGTCACCAACGTAGTGGCCTTCGGGGCCTTCGTGGACATCGGGGTCCACCAGGACGGGCTGGTGCACGTGTCGCAGCTGTCGGATCGGTTCGTTCAGGATCCGAATGACGTGGTGAAGGTCGGGGATCGCGTGACGGTGCGGGTGATCGGGGTGGATGTTCCGCGTAACCGCATCGCGCTGTCGATGAAGAGCGAGGCGGGGGGCGCGGCGAAGGAGGCAGCTGCGCCGCGGGCGCGGAAGGGGGTGAAGGTGGAGCCGCCGGTGCTCAGGGATGGGGTGGCGCCGAATGGGATGAGGATTCGGCGCGGAGGGAGGTGA
- a CDS encoding CPBP family intramembrane glutamic endopeptidase, translating into MTTTPAHTTESAELSAGSYWRASLALFAPGLVGILSLLPMMRTTAESIRAMPGGPDLPTPALQAVLLINPLVLLLAGVGVGTALAPRVGLRSHLAELVRGVRRRGRPIPTELARAMAAGALTGIALVVLDALSLPMMGGGVDDPSVLDVSRPRSLSMTLTGILYGGITEELISRWGLMSLVVWILWRVAQRGQDRPRPWIAWSGIVVAAVLFGAGHLGAVAAEVALTPLIVARTVALNSIGGVVFGWLFWRYSLESAMVAHAMVHVAFTLASWVLFLMSY; encoded by the coding sequence ATGACAACGACCCCTGCGCACACCACTGAGTCCGCCGAGCTGAGCGCTGGCAGCTACTGGAGGGCCTCGCTCGCGCTGTTCGCGCCCGGGCTCGTGGGAATCCTGTCGCTCCTCCCCATGATGCGCACGACGGCCGAGTCGATCCGCGCCATGCCCGGGGGCCCGGACCTGCCCACCCCGGCGCTGCAGGCGGTGTTGTTGATCAACCCGCTCGTGCTGCTGCTGGCGGGCGTCGGGGTCGGGACCGCGCTGGCGCCGCGGGTGGGCCTACGCTCACACCTGGCGGAGCTGGTTCGCGGCGTGCGCCGCCGGGGGCGGCCAATCCCGACGGAGCTCGCCCGCGCGATGGCCGCCGGCGCGCTGACGGGGATCGCGCTGGTGGTCCTCGACGCCCTTTCCCTCCCGATGATGGGCGGCGGGGTAGACGACCCGAGCGTGCTCGACGTCTCGCGACCGCGCTCCTTGTCGATGACCCTGACGGGAATCCTTTATGGCGGGATCACCGAGGAGCTGATCAGCCGTTGGGGGCTGATGTCCCTGGTCGTGTGGATCCTCTGGCGCGTTGCGCAGCGCGGGCAGGACCGCCCGCGTCCGTGGATCGCCTGGTCCGGAATCGTGGTGGCGGCGGTGCTCTTCGGCGCGGGTCACCTCGGCGCCGTGGCCGCCGAGGTCGCGCTGACCCCGCTGATCGTCGCCCGCACCGTCGCGCTGAACTCCATCGGCGGAGTGGTATTCGGGTGGCTCTTCTGGCGGTACAGCCTCGAGTCCGCGATGGTGGCGCACGCCATGGTGCACGTGGCGTTCACGCTGGCCTCGTGGGTGCTGTTCCTGATGTCGTATTGA
- a CDS encoding cyclopropane-fatty-acyl-phospholipid synthase family protein encodes MSTTVPRVPTAAPSPEVARAVEFMRRLFPEPRAFDIRLWEGTVIPGSSETELTVVINRPGSLRRMLRPPVELSLGEAYLRGDFDLEGEVWAAGPALEASRGAARSLREMGALFRLWRALPTDDLPRAGERVGDVRGGDPSASGGYGSAPARIRAAEQSREWDREGIRYHYDAGNDFYALFLDRRMVYSCAYFATGSEDLDTAQEQKLDLICRKLRLRDGERFLDVGCGWGALVLHAAQHYGVRALGVTLSEQQYRLASQRIADAGLSDRVEVRCIDYRDLADGPFDKMASVGMFEHVGRERLPEYFGHLFRLIKPGGLFLNHGIGGHPAPDRGLTGRLARRLEPYLVGGSTFRERYIFPNGGLVAVSEANLIAEKVGWEVRDVENLREHYAITLRHWASRLEARADEARRLGGEGMFRLWRLYMGMAAWQFACGEFGVFQSLLQKPTGGESGLPLSRADIYSQS; translated from the coding sequence ATGTCCACGACTGTTCCGCGCGTGCCGACTGCCGCACCGTCGCCCGAAGTGGCCCGCGCGGTCGAGTTCATGCGCCGTCTCTTCCCGGAGCCGCGCGCGTTCGACATCCGGCTCTGGGAGGGAACCGTCATCCCCGGCAGCAGCGAGACGGAGCTCACAGTGGTCATCAACCGTCCCGGCTCGTTGCGGCGGATGCTGCGACCGCCTGTCGAGCTCTCGCTCGGCGAGGCGTACCTGCGAGGCGATTTCGATCTCGAGGGAGAGGTTTGGGCGGCGGGACCGGCGCTGGAAGCATCACGGGGTGCGGCCCGGTCGCTGCGCGAGATGGGTGCGCTCTTCCGTCTCTGGCGGGCGCTGCCCACGGACGACCTCCCTCGGGCCGGCGAGCGGGTCGGCGACGTGCGCGGGGGCGATCCATCGGCCTCCGGCGGCTATGGGTCGGCTCCCGCGCGCATCCGGGCGGCGGAACAGTCGCGCGAGTGGGATCGCGAGGGGATTCGCTACCATTACGACGCGGGGAACGATTTCTACGCCCTCTTCCTCGACCGGCGCATGGTGTACTCGTGCGCCTACTTCGCCACCGGGAGCGAGGACCTGGACACCGCGCAGGAACAGAAGCTGGATCTCATCTGCCGCAAGCTCCGACTGCGGGACGGGGAGCGATTCCTCGACGTGGGCTGCGGTTGGGGAGCACTGGTCCTGCACGCTGCGCAGCACTACGGCGTGCGCGCACTCGGTGTCACCCTCAGTGAACAGCAGTACCGGCTCGCCAGCCAGCGGATCGCCGACGCGGGACTCAGCGACCGGGTCGAGGTGCGCTGTATCGACTATCGAGATCTGGCAGATGGGCCCTTCGACAAGATGGCCAGCGTGGGGATGTTCGAACATGTCGGACGGGAGCGGCTACCCGAATACTTCGGTCACCTCTTCCGCCTCATCAAGCCCGGCGGCCTTTTCCTCAACCATGGGATCGGGGGGCATCCGGCACCTGACCGCGGATTGACCGGTAGGCTGGCGCGGCGACTGGAGCCGTACCTGGTCGGGGGATCGACCTTCCGCGAGCGATACATCTTCCCCAACGGCGGGCTGGTCGCGGTGAGCGAGGCGAACCTGATCGCGGAGAAGGTGGGGTGGGAGGTGCGGGACGTCGAGAATCTACGCGAGCACTACGCGATCACCCTCCGCCACTGGGCGAGCCGCCTCGAGGCGCGCGCGGACGAGGCGCGGCGCCTCGGCGGCGAGGGGATGTTCCGCCTCTGGCGACTGTACATGGGGATGGCCGCCTGGCAGTTTGCCTGCGGCGAATTCGGGGTCTTCCAGTCGCTGCTGCAGAAGCCCACGGGCGGCGAGAGCGGACTTCCGCTCAGCCGCGCCGACATCTACTCGCAATCGTGA
- a CDS encoding PH domain-containing protein, with the protein MMPGNTSAEIVAGSGAADFSTRVDNWLLAVLVFALIMSTGAVLVTATRDPRSAAVAGAVEIGAIALVVALSVPTRYTIGDRELVIRSGMLRYRIPLEAIRRVYPTRNPLSAPAWSLDRLGIEFERKRGRSLALISPDRRDEFLDLLAERAGLERRGKELRREWP; encoded by the coding sequence ATGATGCCGGGTAATACATCGGCAGAGATCGTGGCAGGGAGCGGGGCAGCGGATTTCTCCACGCGGGTGGACAACTGGCTCCTGGCCGTGCTGGTGTTCGCCCTGATCATGTCGACCGGCGCGGTGCTGGTGACCGCGACCCGGGATCCCCGCAGTGCGGCGGTAGCCGGAGCGGTCGAAATCGGGGCGATAGCGCTGGTCGTGGCGCTCTCCGTGCCCACCCGCTACACGATCGGAGACCGGGAGTTGGTGATCCGCTCCGGGATGCTGCGCTACCGGATCCCGCTCGAAGCAATCCGCCGGGTATACCCCACGCGCAATCCGCTCTCTGCCCCGGCCTGGTCGCTGGATCGCTTGGGGATCGAGTTCGAGCGCAAGCGAGGGCGCTCCCTGGCGCTCATCTCCCCTGACCGACGCGACGAGTTTCTCGACCTCCTCGCCGAGAGGGCGGGCCTGGAACGGCGCGGAAAGGAACTGCGCCGCGAGTGGCCTTGA
- a CDS encoding gluconate 2-dehydrogenase subunit 3 family protein: protein MSSDAGMAPLVERPREPGTPSLIDRREAVRRVTALLGGVALVGGNALLTGCREDREGGAAVATEMEPFTEEEIAFLDEIAETILPETSTPGAKAAGVGPFMALMVTDTYYPPEQQAFREGMREIERRCQEMHGVGFMQATPEQRTALLEELDREQKAEMDRRAGTPPSEPAPAAAQDSAEGEAYLPDQRQEEAGTADAGGAAAISADAPPHFFRMMKELALLGYFTSEIGYTQAMRYVEAPGRFDPCLPYTEGEKAWAPHA from the coding sequence ATGTCGTCTGATGCTGGAATGGCGCCGCTCGTGGAGCGGCCGAGGGAGCCGGGCACACCGAGCCTGATCGATCGCCGCGAAGCGGTTCGCCGGGTCACCGCACTGCTCGGCGGGGTGGCACTGGTGGGCGGGAACGCCCTGTTGACCGGCTGCCGGGAGGATCGCGAGGGTGGGGCCGCGGTGGCAACGGAGATGGAGCCGTTCACCGAGGAGGAGATCGCCTTCCTGGACGAGATCGCCGAAACGATCCTCCCGGAGACGAGCACCCCCGGCGCCAAGGCCGCAGGTGTGGGACCGTTCATGGCCCTGATGGTGACCGACACCTACTACCCGCCGGAGCAGCAAGCCTTCCGGGAGGGGATGCGCGAGATCGAGAGGCGCTGCCAGGAGATGCACGGGGTGGGCTTCATGCAGGCGACTCCCGAGCAGCGCACTGCGCTCCTGGAGGAGCTCGACCGTGAACAGAAGGCGGAGATGGACCGGCGTGCGGGCACGCCACCATCGGAGCCCGCCCCGGCCGCGGCCCAGGACTCCGCCGAAGGGGAAGCCTATCTCCCCGATCAGCGCCAGGAGGAAGCGGGAACCGCGGATGCCGGCGGAGCAGCCGCCATCAGTGCCGACGCTCCTCCGCACTTCTTCCGGATGATGAAGGAGTTGGCACTGCTGGGCTACTTCACCTCAGAGATCGGCTACACCCAGGCGATGCGCTACGTGGAAGCACCCGGGCGCTTCGACCCGTGCCTTCCCTATACCGAGGGCGAGAAGGCCTGGGCGCCGCACGCCTAG
- a CDS encoding GMC family oxidoreductase gives MQSQSYDAIVVGSGISGGWAAKELTEKGLRTLLLERGKNVEHVKDYVNATKGPWEYPHRGGRTVAMEEAYPVLRRDYPLNEKNLDWWASDQDSPYTEIRRFDWFRGYQVGGRSLMWGRQSYRWSDIDFEANLRDGIAIDWPIRYADLAPWYDYVERHAGISGSIEGLPQLPDGQFQPPMPLNCGEELVAERLSQHFDGHRRIIPGRTANLTRPLPGRTQCQYRDACWLGCPFGAYFSTQSSTLPAAMATGRLTLRPFAIVTEIVYDPDRKRATGVRVLDAVNREYTEYSAPVIFLCASTLNSTWLLMRSATDIWPGGLGSSSGELGHNLMDHHFRCGAQGTIEGLEDRYYYGRRPTGFYIPRYRNLNGDKREYLRGFGYQGSASRQGWQRAVAELGIGGAFKDAMAEPGQWTIGATAFGEMLPNHDNRVFIDESKTDAWGLPVLAIDCGIGENERLMRRDMMNDMAESLEAAGVKNVTTFDNEYYPGMGIHEMGTARMGRDPRTSVLNSYNQVWDAPNVFVTDGSCMVSSACQNPSLTYMALTARAVDHAVNELKRRNL, from the coding sequence ATGCAGTCGCAGAGCTACGATGCGATCGTGGTCGGATCGGGTATCTCCGGCGGCTGGGCCGCCAAAGAGCTCACCGAGAAGGGCCTCCGCACGCTGCTCCTGGAACGCGGCAAGAACGTCGAGCACGTCAAGGACTACGTCAACGCGACCAAGGGCCCCTGGGAGTACCCGCATCGCGGCGGCCGCACGGTGGCCATGGAGGAGGCATATCCGGTCCTCCGCCGCGACTATCCGCTCAACGAGAAGAATCTCGACTGGTGGGCGTCCGACCAGGACAGCCCGTACACGGAGATCCGTCGCTTCGACTGGTTCCGAGGATACCAGGTAGGCGGTCGTTCGTTGATGTGGGGACGCCAGAGCTATCGCTGGAGCGACATCGACTTCGAGGCGAACCTGCGCGACGGCATCGCCATCGACTGGCCCATCCGCTATGCGGACCTGGCGCCCTGGTACGACTACGTCGAGCGCCACGCGGGGATCTCCGGCTCGATCGAAGGCCTGCCGCAGCTCCCAGACGGGCAGTTCCAACCACCCATGCCGCTGAACTGCGGCGAAGAGCTGGTGGCGGAGCGCCTGAGCCAGCACTTCGACGGCCATCGGCGCATCATCCCGGGCCGGACCGCCAACCTCACCCGGCCGCTCCCCGGTCGGACGCAGTGCCAGTACCGCGACGCGTGCTGGCTGGGCTGCCCCTTCGGTGCCTACTTCAGCACCCAGTCGTCCACTCTCCCGGCCGCCATGGCCACGGGCCGGCTCACCCTGCGGCCGTTCGCCATCGTCACCGAAATCGTCTACGACCCCGATCGCAAGCGCGCGACCGGCGTGCGCGTGCTCGACGCCGTCAATCGCGAGTACACGGAGTACAGCGCCCCGGTGATCTTCCTCTGCGCCTCCACGCTGAACTCCACCTGGCTGTTGATGCGCTCGGCCACGGACATCTGGCCCGGAGGGCTGGGGAGCAGCTCGGGAGAGCTGGGGCACAACCTCATGGACCATCACTTCCGCTGCGGCGCCCAGGGAACGATCGAGGGCTTGGAAGATCGCTACTACTATGGCCGGCGCCCGACCGGCTTCTACATCCCCCGCTATCGCAACCTGAACGGCGACAAGCGTGAGTACCTGCGCGGCTTCGGCTATCAGGGCAGCGCGAGCCGGCAGGGCTGGCAGCGCGCGGTGGCCGAGCTCGGGATCGGAGGGGCGTTCAAGGACGCCATGGCGGAGCCCGGACAGTGGACGATCGGGGCGACAGCCTTCGGCGAAATGCTCCCCAACCACGACAACCGGGTCTTCATCGACGAGAGCAAGACCGACGCCTGGGGCCTTCCCGTCCTCGCCATCGACTGCGGCATCGGTGAGAACGAGCGCCTGATGCGTCGCGACATGATGAATGACATGGCTGAGTCGCTGGAGGCGGCGGGGGTGAAGAACGTGACGACGTTCGACAACGAGTACTACCCGGGAATGGGGATCCACGAGATGGGTACGGCTCGTATGGGGCGCGACCCCCGCACCTCCGTGCTGAACTCCTACAACCAGGTGTGGGATGCCCCGAACGTCTTCGTCACCGACGGCTCGTGCATGGTCTCCTCCGCCTGCCAGAACCCATCGCTCACCTACATGGCACTCACCGCGCGCGCGGTGGACCACGCGGTGAACGAGCTGAAGCGCCGGAACCTGTGA
- a CDS encoding helix-turn-helix transcriptional regulator translates to MSDDSLDLLQGTLDVLVLMALIFGPQHGYGVARWIRETTDGTLEVEEGALYTALHATLLPDVD, encoded by the coding sequence ATGAGTGACGACAGCCTGGATCTGCTGCAGGGCACGCTCGACGTGCTGGTGCTGATGGCGCTGATCTTCGGGCCGCAGCACGGATACGGGGTGGCCCGCTGGATCCGCGAGACGACGGACGGGACGCTGGAGGTGGAGGAGGGCGCGCTCTACACCGCGCTCCACGCCACCCTGCTTCCGGACGTCGATTAG